The genomic DNA ATCAACAGCTTGACCAACAGCACCTATTCGGTAGTGTGGCATCCGGTTGAATTCAAGGATGTTGCCGGGCATTGGGCGAAGGATGCTGTGAATGAAATGGGGTCGCGCATGGTTGTCGAGGGCATCGGCCATGACATGTTCAACCCGAATCAAAATATTACGCGTGCTGAATTCGCGGCGATTGTCGTTCGCGGGTTAGGGCTCAAACCAGAAAGTGGCCCTGCAGCATTCTCGGATGTGACGGCAGCGGACTGGTATAATAATGCGGTAGCCACGGCCTCTGCTTATGGCTTAATCAGCGGCTTTGAAGACGGAACCTTCCGTCCGCAGGAGCAGATTACTCGGGAGCAAGCTATGGTCATGATCGCAAAGGCGATGAACATTACGAATTTGAAAGCCCAGCTTCAGCAGCAGCCAGCCACTGCCGGTTCGGTACTCGGCCCTTATGGGGATGCCCAAGACACATCGGTCTGGGCACAGGCAAGCGTTGTGGACTGCTTGCAGGCAGGCATCGTTTCAGGCAGAAGCAGTACAGAGCTTGCAGCGAAATCGTATATTACACGAGCTGAGGTTGCGGCCATCGTGCAGCGGTTTTTGCAAAAGTCTGATTTAATTTAAATGTAAACCAACGCTATGCGCTCCAAAGGGCTATGGCGTTGGTTTTTTATGCTGTTTATGGCCTAGATTAAGCGGCGGCGTTTCGTATAGTGGTTGTTAACCGTATCCCCGTAAGGAGGAGCTGAAGTTGGCCGCTGGAGCTGAGCAGGGTTCGTCAGACTAAGTAAGACTAAGTTATAGAGTACGAACGAGCACAGCTACACACGAATAAGTATGCGTGAGTACATAACGCTCAAGCCAATCTGGCTTGAGCGTTAGAATTGTGCGCCACTGTGCGAAGGGCCATTAGCTCACCAGCTTCAAACCGATAATGGTGAAGATAATGCCTAGAATACAAATGATTCTTAACGCATTTCGCGGCTCCTTAAAAAACAATATTCCGATCAAAGTAGAGCCAAGCGTACCAATTCCCGTCCAAACTGCATATGCCGTCGATAGAGGGATATCCTTCATCGCATAGGTTAAAAAAGTAAAGCTGATGATAAATCCGGCGATTAATATCAAGTTATTTAGAAAATTGCTCCGTTCAGCGACCCTCTTCACGCCGATGACACCAATAATTTCAAATAGCCCTGCGATAATCAAATAGCCCCATGCCATTTATGCCCCCTCCTTTTTCACGCCGCCATCGGAAATTTTCAAACCAATGATGAATGCTGCCAATAGAAGAATCAACAGGATTTTGACCCATCTAAAAGGCTCTTGAAAATAAAACATGTCAACGAGTATCGTCCCGATCGTACCGATTCCGGTGAAAATGGCATATCCCGTTCCGACTGGAATCATCTTCGTAGCTCTTATTAATAACTCGAAGCTAAGAAGAAGGGCGATTAAGGTGAGAATTCCCAGCGAATTGTTCTTAAGAGCAGCAGCCCAATAAATTTCTATGAGTCCCGCAGCGATCAAAAATAGCCACGCCATCCGCCTTGTTAATGGCTTGCTTTGTTTGAGAATACTGCTTTCTTTATTTTGATTTGAAATCACAGTTCTTTCCTCCTTTTTTTAGCACAGTTGTGTTATTTAAAAACATATTACCACAACTAGCTTATTTGATACAAGTGTATTATTTAATTGCTTATGTTCTCTTTTTTGGTTACACTGAATTTATGCCAAAAATCGTAGATCATGAAGAACGACGGGAGCGCATTGCCAAGGCGATGTGGCAGGTTATTCTGGATAAAGGAATGGAAGGGGCGACAGTGCGTAATATTGCACAGGAGGCGGGGCTCTCGCTTGGGGCATTACGCCACTATTTTCAAAACCAGGATGATCTGCTTGTCTATGCGATGACGCTGGTCAAGGATAGAGTCACTGCTCGCATTGAGGCGATTATGAAGCGGGGTTTGCCGCCGAAGGAAATGGTCATGGCGATGCTTCTTGAAATCGTGCCGATTAATGAGGAAACACGCATTGAAATGGATGTCTGGTTTGTCTTTGTTGCCCATGTGAAGCATCGGAAGGATACGGTCGGACTAATTCATGATGGACTATTTGAAGCGTTCCAAAAAATGGTCGGTTATTTGCATTCCACAGGGTGGTTGAAGGAAGGCTTGAGCCTTGAGTTCGAAATTGAACGGCTGTACGCTTTGATAGATGGGTTAGCCATGCATGCACTACTCGATCCTGAGCGGGTGGACCGAAACCGTGTCATCGACGTGATTCGCTATCATCTCGATTCGATTTGCAGGGCCTGAGGAAGGTTTCGGGCGGGGACATCTTGGCGCAAGCGGCGCTGCCATACTTTATTTTTCTGACAGGGAGTACAGGAGGAGATTCAATTTGCTGTTAAATGATAAAGTAATCGTAACAGGCGCGGCTTCGGGGATCGGAAAAGAAATTGTACAGCATTGCCTGCGTGAAGGGGCTTCAATTATTGCCTGTGACATCAACGAGCATTCGCTCCATGAACTGGAGTCTTCCATGGATGCACCAGGAACTCTCGCAACCTATCAGCTGGATGTCAGCAATTACAGCGAGGTTGCTGCCTTTTTTGCTTATATTGCAGAGAAGCATTGCGATGTCAACGGCTTAGTCAATAATGCGGGCATTTATTTGGCCAAAAGCATTATGGATTACCAGGAGGATGAGATCAGCACGGTGATGGATGTGAATATTAAGGGGGCGGTTTATTTCTCTCAGATGTTCGGCAAGCTGCTGATCGGAAATGAATCCAACAGGCGGAAGGGAACGATTGTGAATATTTCTTCCGTATCGGGGATCGAAGGAAGCTCAGATGCTGTCTATGGGCTATCTAAAGCGGCTTTGCTCGGATTAACGAAAAGCTGCGCAATGAATTTTTCGCCGTACATACGCGTCAATGCGGTTGCACCGACGATGGTAAACACGTCCATGATGGACGTCATCCCTGAATGGAGAAAGCAGGAATATCTCAGCCACCAATTAATCGATTCCCCCGTACTTCCTGAGGATGTGGCTGAAACGGTAATATTCCTATTATCGGAAAAATCCAGACACTATACAGGAGCTACCTTTGATTTAAATAATGGCTGCTATTTGAGGTGACGAGAAATTTCGATTGGAAAACAATCCAGGTCTGGATTATTGGTATGCCATGGATATGGTGCAGGCGCTGGATAGCTGGCAGGAATGCGTTCCAGTTGAACAATACAGCCATAAGGAACAATGTTTTCTCCACGGATACCGATCAGAGCATGCTCATCCAATTACGGGCCAACTTAACCAATCACCTGCAGGAACGCTCGTCCGGTTTTGGGCGGGAGCTGCAGCGAGTAGAGAAGAGGTGAACTTGATGTACAGAGAGATACCGGATGCAAGAACATGGACGAGAATAAAGCAGATTCACGCAGGATGGTCGGATGATAAAAAGTATTATATTCAGACGAACGACGGCAGGGAATTGCTGCTTAGATTGGCGGACATATCTCAGTACGAACGGAAAAAATGGGAATACGAATCTGTTCATCAGCTAATACATATGGATATCTCTATGTCCCGACCAGTGGATTTTGGCATTTGCAATGAAGGCAGGTCCGTCTATATCCTGTTTACATGGGTTGAAGGTGAGGATGCAAGAGAAGCTATTCGTAGGCTTGGTCCCTTAGAACAATATCGGCTTGGCTTGAAGTCGGGAGAAATATTAAGAGCTATGCATGAAATTCCGGCGCAGATTCAGTCTTCATCTTGGGCTGAGCGCTATAATCTGAAAATCGATAAATATATCGCCAATTATAGGACGTGCGGGATTCATTTTAAGGGAGCGGAGCAAGTTCTAAACTATATTGCAGCCCATCGTTATTTATTGGAGAGCAGGCCGGTGACCTTTCAGCATGGCGATTATCATCTCGGAAATATGGTCGTTTCAGGCTCCGGGGAGCTGGGTATCATTGATT from Paenibacillus woosongensis includes the following:
- a CDS encoding DMT family transporter — encoded protein: MAWGYLIIAGLFEIIGVIGVKRVAERSNFLNNLILIAGFIISFTFLTYAMKDIPLSTAYAVWTGIGTLGSTLIGILFFKEPRNALRIICILGIIFTIIGLKLVS
- a CDS encoding DMT family transporter, with amino-acid sequence MISNQNKESSILKQSKPLTRRMAWLFLIAAGLIEIYWAAALKNNSLGILTLIALLLSFELLIRATKMIPVGTGYAIFTGIGTIGTILVDMFYFQEPFRWVKILLILLLAAFIIGLKISDGGVKKEGA
- a CDS encoding TetR/AcrR family transcriptional regulator; translation: MPKIVDHEERRERIAKAMWQVILDKGMEGATVRNIAQEAGLSLGALRHYFQNQDDLLVYAMTLVKDRVTARIEAIMKRGLPPKEMVMAMLLEIVPINEETRIEMDVWFVFVAHVKHRKDTVGLIHDGLFEAFQKMVGYLHSTGWLKEGLSLEFEIERLYALIDGLAMHALLDPERVDRNRVIDVIRYHLDSICRA
- a CDS encoding SDR family NAD(P)-dependent oxidoreductase, which gives rise to MLLNDKVIVTGAASGIGKEIVQHCLREGASIIACDINEHSLHELESSMDAPGTLATYQLDVSNYSEVAAFFAYIAEKHCDVNGLVNNAGIYLAKSIMDYQEDEISTVMDVNIKGAVYFSQMFGKLLIGNESNRRKGTIVNISSVSGIEGSSDAVYGLSKAALLGLTKSCAMNFSPYIRVNAVAPTMVNTSMMDVIPEWRKQEYLSHQLIDSPVLPEDVAETVIFLLSEKSRHYTGATFDLNNGCYLR
- a CDS encoding aminoglycoside phosphotransferase family protein, producing MNLMYREIPDARTWTRIKQIHAGWSDDKKYYIQTNDGRELLLRLADISQYERKKWEYESVHQLIHMDISMSRPVDFGICNEGRSVYILFTWVEGEDAREAIRRLGPLEQYRLGLKSGEILRAMHEIPAQIQSSSWAERYNLKIDKYIANYRTCGIHFKGAEQVLNYIAAHRYLLESRPVTFQHGDYHLGNMVVSGSGELGIIDFNRLDDGDPWEEFNRITWCVKESAEFASGRIHGYFQDEVPESFFKLMALYIACNQIASVPWAIPYGEAEVKYMLEQAEQVLAWYNGFETSVPSWYLPS